The following coding sequences are from one Dama dama isolate Ldn47 chromosome 8, ASM3311817v1, whole genome shotgun sequence window:
- the CPLANE2 gene encoding ciliogenesis and planar polarity effector 2: MARPAAPGSVIVPDWHESAQGKEYLACVLRKSRRRVFGLLERPVLPPPVAIDTASYKIFVSGKSGVGKTALVAKLAGLEVPVVHHETTGIQTTVVFWPAKLQASNRVVMFRFEFWDCGESALKKFEHMLPACKENADAFLFLFSFTDRASFEDLPGQLAQVAGEAPGVVRMVIGSKFDQYMHTDVPERDLAAFRQAWPLPLLRVKSVPGRRLADGRTLDGRAGLADVAYVLNSLADQLWQQDQAAAGLLPAPGGRPAPEAAGS, translated from the exons ATGGCCAGGCCGGCCGCCCCGGGCTCGGTAATTGTCCCAGACTGGCACGAGAGCGCCCAGGGCAAGGAGTACCTGGCCTGTGTCCTGCGCAAGAGCCGTCGGCGGGTGTTTG GGCTGCTTGAGCGACCAGTGCTTCCCCCTCCTGTGGCCATCGACACTGCCAGCTACAAGATCTTCGTGTCTGGGAAGAGTGGCGTGGGCAAGACAGCGCTGGTGGCCAAGCTGGCTGGCCTGGAGGTGCCCGTGGTGCACCACGAGACCACTG GCATCCAGACTACCGTGGTGTTTTGGCCGGCCAAGCTGCAGGCCAGCAACCGCGTCGTCATGTTCCGCTTCGAGTTCTGGGACTGCGGGGAGTCTGCACTCAAAAAGTTTGAACACATGCTGCCG gcttGCAAGGAGAACGCAGACgcgttcctcttcctcttctccttcactGACCGGGCCTcctttgaagacctccctggACAGCTGGCCCAAGTAGCCGGCGAGGCCCCTGGCGTGGTCAGGATGGTCATCGGCTCCAA ATTCGACCAGTACATGCACACTGACGTGCCCGAACGGGACCTCGCGGCCTTCCGGCAGGCCTGGCCGCTGCCCCTGCTGCGGGTGAAGAGCGTGCCGGGGCGGCGGCTGGCGGACGGACGCACGCTAGACGGCCGGGCCGGGCTGGCCGACGTTGCCTATGTGCTCAACAGCCTGGCAGACCAGCTGTGGCAGCAGGACCAGGCGGCGGCTGGCCTGCTCCCTGCCCCAGGGGGGCGCCCCGCCCCAGAGGCGGCTGGCTCCTGA